In one Desulfoferula mesophila genomic region, the following are encoded:
- a CDS encoding GAK system ATP-grasp enzyme, whose translation MTTKSKLKVAVVGIAGGWSSQRLLDALEQRTGFRCLVDMSQVRSDLHTGRAYYDDVDLTALDGLVIKKVGAEYSPDLLDRLELLRFIASRGPRVFSPPASIIAMLDRLSCTTTLVAGGIPMPPTVVTESVDQAARAVERMGRSVLKPLYSTKARGMLVVEPGPGLREKIAAYRDAGHPMIYLQQMLALPGQDLGVVFLGGEYLATYARVANGDSWNTTRRAGGRYQEYEPSREIKELAQRAQALFNLDFTCVGVAETEQGPVVFEVSAFGGFRGLQEGCAMDAASYYAEYVCRELAS comes from the coding sequence ATGACGACAAAGAGTAAACTCAAAGTAGCCGTGGTCGGCATCGCGGGCGGTTGGTCCAGCCAACGCCTGCTGGATGCCCTGGAACAACGCACCGGATTCCGTTGCTTGGTGGACATGTCCCAGGTGCGCTCGGACCTGCACACCGGCCGGGCCTATTATGACGACGTGGACCTGACCGCCCTGGACGGCTTGGTAATCAAAAAGGTGGGGGCCGAGTATTCCCCGGATCTGTTGGACCGCCTGGAGCTGCTGCGCTTCATCGCCTCCCGGGGGCCGCGCGTCTTTTCGCCGCCCGCCTCCATCATCGCCATGCTGGACCGCCTGAGCTGCACCACCACCCTGGTGGCCGGGGGCATCCCCATGCCGCCCACCGTGGTCACCGAAAGCGTGGACCAGGCGGCCCGGGCGGTTGAGCGCATGGGCCGCTCGGTGCTCAAGCCCCTGTACTCCACCAAGGCCCGGGGCATGCTGGTGGTGGAGCCCGGACCCGGCCTGCGCGAGAAAATCGCCGCATACCGCGACGCGGGTCACCCCATGATCTACTTGCAGCAAATGCTGGCCTTGCCCGGCCAGGACCTGGGCGTGGTGTTCTTGGGTGGTGAGTATCTGGCCACCTACGCCCGCGTGGCCAACGGCGACTCCTGGAACACCACCCGCCGGGCGGGGGGCCGCTACCAGGAGTACGAGCCCAGCCGGGAGATCAAGGAGCTGGCCCAGCGGGCCCAGGCCTTGTTCAATCTGGATTTCACCTGCGTGGGCGTGGCCGAGACCGAACAAGGTCCGGTGGTGTTCGAGGTGAGCGCCTTTGGCGGCTTCCGGGGGCTGCAGGAAGGATGCGCCATGGACGCGGCCAGCTATTACGCCGAATACGTTTGCCGGGAGTTGGCCTCATGA
- a CDS encoding HprK-related kinase B produces MNLPRVSELAEELLGRQTADIRLNLGLNELNFEIRTNRPELAEELERYYRPFQQAGGDGPLITVYALETPAWDCALPLRLKDPEPGKSKIKEEYVDLADGRLVRKRLTGMVFVFGGDTNLALGPCLANPNQVVNFINNRQIQWELERGALLAHAAGVCGPRLGLAMAGRAGQGKSTLALHLMSRGVTFVSNDRLMVTQGEQGPLMSGLAKLPRINPGTALNNPDLSKVMSPTDQKRFAALPPAQLWSLEHKYDVDIDACFGPGRIKMGGSLDLLALLDWERDAGECRLRQVDLAEHPDLLAAFMKEPGLFYLPPVGQAAPGQADYLRVLAGAKVLVLEGGVDFERAADLLAQELR; encoded by the coding sequence ATGAACCTGCCTCGCGTAAGCGAGTTGGCCGAAGAGCTGCTGGGGCGCCAGACGGCCGATATCCGCCTGAACCTTGGGCTCAACGAACTGAACTTCGAGATCCGCACCAACCGCCCCGAGCTGGCCGAGGAACTGGAGCGCTATTACCGGCCTTTCCAGCAGGCCGGCGGCGACGGGCCCCTGATCACGGTGTACGCCCTGGAGACCCCGGCCTGGGATTGCGCTCTGCCGCTCAGGCTCAAGGACCCGGAGCCGGGCAAGAGCAAAATCAAGGAAGAGTACGTGGACCTTGCGGACGGGCGCCTGGTGCGCAAGCGCCTCACGGGCATGGTCTTCGTCTTCGGCGGCGATACCAACCTGGCCCTGGGGCCCTGCCTGGCCAATCCCAACCAAGTGGTCAACTTCATCAACAACCGTCAGATACAATGGGAATTGGAGCGGGGAGCCTTGCTGGCCCACGCCGCCGGGGTATGCGGCCCGCGCCTGGGCCTGGCCATGGCCGGGCGGGCGGGGCAGGGCAAGTCCACCCTGGCCCTGCACCTGATGAGCCGGGGAGTTACCTTCGTCTCCAATGACCGCCTCATGGTGACCCAAGGCGAACAGGGCCCCTTGATGAGCGGGCTGGCCAAGCTGCCGCGCATCAACCCCGGCACGGCGCTTAACAACCCGGACCTGAGCAAGGTGATGAGCCCGACCGATCAAAAGCGTTTCGCCGCCCTGCCGCCGGCGCAGCTGTGGTCCCTGGAGCACAAGTACGACGTGGACATCGACGCCTGCTTCGGACCGGGGCGTATCAAGATGGGCGGGAGCCTCGACCTGCTGGCCCTGCTGGATTGGGAGCGCGACGCCGGGGAATGCCGCCTGCGGCAAGTGGATTTGGCCGAGCACCCGGACCTGTTGGCCGCCTTTATGAAGGAGCCGGGCCTGTTCTATCTGCCGCCCGTGGGCCAGGCCGCGCCCGGCCAAGCGGACTATCTCCGGGTGCTGGCCGGGGCCAAGGTCTTGGTCCTGGAGGGTGGGGTTGATTTCGAAAGGGCCGCGGATTTGCTGGCCCAGGAGCTGCGCTAG
- a CDS encoding GAK system CofD-like protein — translation MSDQGGLTISRPLRVPDPVRLARYGRAPELGPTILFFSGGTGPGPLCRELIQYTHNSIHLITPFDSGGSSAVLRRAFAMPAVGDLRNRMMALADMSVRGNAEVRRLFSYRLPPEADARELRQRLEDMVEGDDPLVAAVPDPLRKIIRNHLGYFLAEMPDHFDLAGASIGNLVLVGGYLNNGRHLDPVVFLFTKLAEVRGVVRPVVNQDLHLSARLADGRLILGQHRLTGKNEPPLSSPIVKLGLNQGLDQERPASAAIRPKVARLVATAELICYPVGSFYSSLLASLLPSGIGEAVAANPCPKVFVPNTAPDSEALTGGVAQRVAELLGALGAQEGARRDGGRVLDYVLLDRQWQGYPGGWDRRSLEDMGLGVIETELVTPDSAPLTDGRLLAEALLSLV, via the coding sequence TTGAGCGACCAAGGTGGCCTGACCATAAGCCGACCCCTGCGCGTGCCCGATCCGGTGCGACTGGCCCGCTACGGCCGAGCGCCGGAGCTGGGGCCAACCATCCTGTTTTTCAGTGGCGGCACCGGACCCGGCCCCCTGTGCCGGGAGCTGATCCAATACACCCACAACTCCATCCACCTCATCACCCCCTTTGACTCCGGCGGCTCGTCGGCGGTTTTGCGCCGGGCCTTTGCCATGCCCGCGGTGGGCGACCTGCGCAACCGCATGATGGCCCTGGCCGACATGAGCGTGCGGGGCAACGCCGAGGTGCGCCGCCTTTTCTCCTATCGCCTGCCCCCGGAGGCCGACGCCCGGGAGCTGCGGCAGCGCCTGGAGGACATGGTGGAGGGCGACGACCCCTTGGTGGCCGCGGTTCCCGACCCCCTGCGCAAGATCATCCGCAACCACCTGGGCTATTTCCTGGCCGAGATGCCGGATCACTTCGACCTGGCCGGGGCCAGCATCGGCAACCTGGTCTTGGTGGGGGGCTATCTCAACAACGGCCGCCATCTGGACCCGGTGGTTTTTCTGTTCACCAAGCTGGCCGAGGTGCGCGGGGTGGTGCGCCCGGTGGTCAACCAGGATCTGCACCTGTCCGCCCGCCTGGCCGACGGCCGCCTGATCCTGGGGCAGCACCGCCTGACCGGCAAGAACGAGCCGCCCTTGTCCTCGCCCATCGTAAAGCTGGGCCTGAATCAGGGCCTGGACCAGGAGCGCCCGGCATCGGCGGCGATCAGGCCCAAGGTGGCCCGCCTCGTCGCCACGGCGGAGCTGATCTGCTATCCGGTGGGCAGCTTTTACAGCAGCCTGTTGGCCAGCCTGTTGCCCTCGGGAATAGGGGAGGCGGTGGCCGCCAATCCCTGTCCCAAGGTGTTCGTGCCCAATACCGCGCCGGATAGCGAGGCGCTCACGGGGGGGGTGGCCCAGCGCGTGGCCGAGCTGCTTGGCGCTCTGGGCGCCCAGGAGGGGGCCCGGCGCGACGGGGGACGAGTCTTGGATTACGTGCTTTTGGACCGGCAGTGGCAAGGCTATCCCGGAGGATGGGATCGCCGGTCCCTGGAAGATATGGGCCTGGGGGTCATCGAGACCGAACTAGTCACGCCAGACAGCGCCCCCCTGACCGATGGGCGCCTTTTGGCCGAAGCCCTGCTCTCTTTGGTTTGA
- a CDS encoding GAK system XXXCH domain-containing protein: MNTPKKDKVKHRFSPAEAADYLRQLADALEQGHIALRSDELDLEGEVKVKEELKTKSDKTTLKINLKLVSPIPIPSPEEAAAGEAGEPEQDGGFVEITAGEEEPAESEGKASYKKVKKALGKSFSAVREARKQGGMPEAEQVAAFLADARALCTFDKAKYGSENYPRFLAALERLEAAMAAGEAQALDEALAEVAQCKSDCHGKFK; the protein is encoded by the coding sequence ATGAACACTCCCAAGAAGGATAAAGTGAAGCACCGCTTTTCGCCCGCCGAGGCGGCGGACTATCTGCGCCAACTGGCCGACGCCTTGGAGCAGGGGCACATCGCCCTGCGCTCCGACGAGCTGGACCTGGAGGGCGAGGTAAAGGTCAAAGAGGAGCTCAAGACCAAGTCCGACAAGACCACCTTGAAGATAAACCTCAAGCTGGTTTCTCCCATACCCATTCCCTCGCCGGAAGAGGCCGCGGCCGGGGAGGCCGGCGAGCCGGAGCAGGACGGGGGGTTCGTGGAGATAACTGCCGGTGAGGAGGAGCCCGCCGAGAGCGAGGGCAAGGCTTCCTACAAAAAGGTGAAAAAGGCCCTGGGCAAAAGCTTCAGCGCGGTGCGGGAGGCCCGCAAGCAGGGGGGCATGCCCGAGGCTGAGCAAGTCGCGGCCTTTCTGGCCGATGCCCGGGCCCTGTGCACCTTTGACAAGGCCAAGTACGGCAGCGAGAACTACCCCCGCTTTTTGGCCGCCCTGGAGCGCCTGGAAGCGGCCATGGCCGCCGGCGAGGCCCAGGCCCTGGACGAGGCTCTGGCCGAAGTGGCTCAGTGCAAAAGCGACTGTCACGGCAAGTTCAAATAG
- a CDS encoding FadR/GntR family transcriptional regulator: protein MLSDKYELKQPLRLPDQVAAILVGELENGTLKPGEMLPPEMELAARFGVSRAVIREALSQLKAEGLLESQQGRGVMVVGRAGRRYFRLEDPEKSNAESLTHLYELRAILEAEAAALAAARAHTRDIARLGECVVAMAHAVEGDAIGAVPDLDFHRGIAEASGNQHLCELMQFLNDKLLVLIQGAREHSRQNPGLPRQVQKEHESIYRAIEARDPQKAREETLAHLRMAAKRLGLDI from the coding sequence ATGTTGTCAGACAAATATGAGTTGAAGCAGCCTTTGCGTCTTCCCGACCAGGTGGCCGCCATACTCGTGGGGGAGTTGGAAAACGGCACGCTCAAGCCGGGCGAGATGCTGCCTCCCGAGATGGAACTGGCCGCCCGCTTCGGCGTGAGCCGGGCGGTGATCCGCGAGGCGCTTTCCCAGCTCAAGGCCGAAGGGCTTTTGGAATCTCAACAGGGGCGCGGGGTCATGGTGGTGGGACGCGCCGGACGCCGTTACTTCCGCCTGGAGGATCCCGAGAAATCCAACGCTGAATCCCTGACCCACCTGTATGAGCTTCGGGCCATCCTGGAAGCCGAGGCCGCGGCCTTGGCCGCCGCTCGGGCCCATACGCGCGATATCGCCCGCTTGGGTGAGTGCGTGGTGGCCATGGCCCACGCGGTGGAAGGCGACGCCATAGGGGCCGTGCCCGACCTGGACTTTCATCGCGGCATCGCCGAGGCCAGCGGCAATCAGCACCTGTGCGAACTGATGCAGTTCTTGAACGACAAGCTGCTGGTGCTCATCCAAGGGGCCAGGGAGCATTCGCGGCAAAACCCCGGCCTGCCCCGGCAGGTGCAAAAGGAACACGAGAGCATCTACCGGGCCATAGAGGCGCGCGACCCCCAGAAGGCCAGGGAAGAGACCCTGGCCCATCTGCGGATGGCGGCCAAACGCTTGGGGCTGGATATCTAG
- a CDS encoding 4Fe-4S dicluster domain-containing protein, which yields MIANQATTKRDKPKGKHSFYPAWCKRCGNCVSFCPLGILVADEWGYPRLVDQDRCTGCGLCEMLCPDFAITVGYEKPGAMDLAHPVGAVRPREVKKEQSESAKNTGTISPERLAPVPREEK from the coding sequence ATGATCGCCAACCAGGCGACCACGAAACGGGACAAGCCGAAAGGTAAACACAGCTTTTATCCTGCCTGGTGTAAGCGTTGCGGCAATTGCGTGTCCTTTTGTCCCCTGGGCATCCTGGTCGCGGATGAATGGGGCTATCCCCGTCTGGTGGACCAGGATCGCTGCACGGGATGCGGGCTATGCGAAATGCTTTGCCCCGACTTCGCCATAACCGTGGGCTATGAAAAACCCGGGGCAATGGACTTGGCCCATCCGGTCGGCGCGGTAAGGCCGCGTGAGGTGAAAAAGGAACAATCCGAGTCCGCCAAGAACACCGGCACGATCAGCCCGGAACGTTTGGCCCCGGTGCCGCGGGAGGAAAAATAG